A portion of the Canis lupus baileyi chromosome 38, mCanLup2.hap1, whole genome shotgun sequence genome contains these proteins:
- the PRELP gene encoding prolargin, protein MRSSLCWLLPLLLILASVAQGQLTRRPRPRPRPRPRPRPTPSFSQPYEPPEPTDLPPPLPPGPPSIFPDCPRECYCPSDFPSALYCDSRNLRKVPIIPPRIHYLYLQNNFITELPVESFQNATGLRWINLDNNRIRKIDQKVLEKLPSLVFLYMEKNQLEEVPSALPRNLEQLRLSQNQISRIPPGVFSKLDSLLLLDLQHNKLSDGVFKPDTFQGLKNLMQLNLAHNILRKMPPKVPAAIHQLYLDSNKIETIPNGYFKGFPNLAFIRLNYNRLSDRGLPKNSFNISNLLVLHLSHNKISSVPAINNKLEHLYLNNNSIEKINGTQICPNNLVAFHDFSSDLENVPHLRYLRLDGNHLKPPIPLDLMMCFRLLQSVVI, encoded by the exons ATGAGGTCATCCCTCTGCTGGCTCCTCCCACTTCTCCTCATCTTGGCCTCAGTGGCCCAAGGCCAGCTAACAAGACGACCaagacccagacccagacccaggCCCAGACCCAGGCCTACACCCAGCTTTTCTCAGCCCTATGAGCCACCGGAGCCTAcagacctgccccctcccctcccaccaggtCCTCCCTCTATCTTCCCCGACTGCCCCCGGGAATGCTACTGCCCCTCTGATTTCCCGTCTGCCCTCTACTGTGACAGCCGCAACCTCCGAAAGGTCCCTATCATCCCACCCCGCATCCATTACCTCTATCTGCAGAACAACTTCATAACTGAGCTCCCAGTGGAGTCCTTCCAAAATGCCACAGGCCTGAGGTGGATCAACCTGGATAACAACCGAATTCGCAAGATAGACCAGAAGGTACTGGAGAAACTACCCAGTCTAGTATTCCTCTACATGGAGAAGAACCAGCTGGAAGAGGTGCCCTCGGCCTTGCCCCGGAACCTGGAGCAGCTGAGGCTGAGCCAGAACCAGATCTCCAGAATCCCACCCGGCGTCTTCAGCAAGCTGGACAGCCTGCTGCTCCTGGATCTCCAACACAACAAGCTGAGTGATGGTGTCTTCAAGCCTGACACCTTCCAAGGCCTCAAGAACCTCATGCAACTCAACCTGGCTCACAACATCCTGAGAAAGATGCCACCCAAGGTGCCTGCAGCCATTCACCAGCTCTACCTGGACAGCAACAAGATTGAGACCATCCCCAATGGATACTTCAAGGGCTTCCCCAACCTTGCCTTCATTCGCCTTAACTACAACAGGCTGTCAGACAGGGGGCTCCCCAAGAACTCCTTCAACATCTCCAACCTGCTGGTGCTCCATCTGTCCCACAACAAGATCAGCAGTGTGCCTGCCATCAACAACAAGCTGGAACACCTGTATCTCAACAACAACAGCATAGAGa AAATCAATGGGACCCAGATCTGCCCCAACAACCTAGTTGCCTTCCATGACTTCTCCTCAGATCTGGAGAATGTGCCACACCTCCGCTACCTGCGGCTGGATGGGAACCACCTGAAGCCGCCCATCCCGCTGGACCTCATGATGTGCTTCCGCCTGCTGCAGTCCGTGGTCATTTAG